A segment of the Trifolium pratense cultivar HEN17-A07 linkage group LG7, ARS_RC_1.1, whole genome shotgun sequence genome:
ATGGATAAACGTCTCaaatttaaaactttattatataATGAAATGATTTGGAGTAGACCAAGATTGACGATTGCGCTAGCAAAAGTATCAAATCAACTTTTTGGAGGAGTGGTGTATTTTCAAATACTCCAACGATCAAGTTAGTTTGTAATTGAGGGTGAGAGGTTTTTATGGCTAGAGAATTGTGTGCCTTCATCTTGCATCAAGTCTTCTTTTATAGAATAGATTTTTTGGTTTCATGACAAAATCCGTTGAGTTGTATCAGCGTGATTTGCAAATTAACGTGGATATATATATTGTGAACTTATGAGACTCTATGGTGTGTTTGGTTGAGCGGAATGAAAGGGAGTAgaaagaaaatttcaaaaatctaAGAATGAAAGTGTACTAAGGTTTTGTCCAAATTAATTTCTCGGTTCCCATTTTCTTCCACCCAACCAAATACACCCTTAAAGATCATTGACCTTGCTAAGGTATATGGTACATAAGTGAATTGGGCTTAGTCCCGGTCCGAAACTATATACTATCCATCCTCTTTAAATTTTATGtgttgttttttggtttttattaaGGTGGCAATTAGATTTGAATACAAATCTTTAGAATATTCTAGCGGACTAAGACTACCCAACTGatctatatataaattaatcatTGAATGATATATGAAAAAGATTCACCTCCATATAAAATATATACGTATATTATTTGTCCACCTGTAGTATGCCAAGGACATGTAAAAATACTAaataaacttatatataaaGTCAAAGAAAGCAATGAGTTTAAGGCATCCTCCTCATATACATTGTCAATTAATTAACTCTCATGTCCTTTCTATATTTTCATACACTTCAATCactcaattttttattcaaattaagCCATAAATTTTGTTCTTACTAGAACAAGATAGAGTGGTCGGTTTTGTTGTGTCACTCTCTATCTctttctctatatatataaacaaaggCCAAAGTAAATTTATTTCTTGAATTAAGAGCAAGTTAGCATCATAGTTAGGTGAAGCAAGGAGAAACAGAAAATGGGAGTGCAGGGTACTTTGGAATACTTGTCTGATTTACTGAGTAGCactaaaaagaagaaaaagaaacaaactcaAACTGTTGCTCTTAAAATAAGAATGGATTGTGAAGGATGTGCTCGCAAGGTTAAACATGTCCTTTCTGGTGTTAAAGGtaatttcttcttctcttctctgATTCTTCAGTCCTAAACAGTCATTACATGTTTACATGGTTCTAAAATGAAATCATAGCAGGAagaatcacggttcgatcccctgaaactgcgatcgagaggggactgaaaccacttgatgtcagaactgattccgaaccagattaggtgAGGCAGTGAACCGAATATTGAttgtgaaaacaaataaaaaatgcgATCATAGTAGCAATTACGCTTTAAAACCTTTATATTGCAGTCGAACTGCAATTGCGGTTGTGACGCTATTGTGGAGATCTTTATAATACAATTCTAGAAGGAAGGAAGGGTGGGGTGGTTTACCTCAACTTGTTTGAGTTAAGGGTTAAAGGTGTAAAAAGTCCCGATCAAGTTTCggtgaaagagaaaaatattaatattaacgACTAATTAATGACTTTGGTCgtttaaaaaaacaattctagaaggaaaagtaaaatataCATTATATTCATAAtgaaaatgttatattttgtacAGGAGCTAAGAAAGTGGATGTGGACTTAAAGCAGCAGAAAGTAACAGTGAGTGGATATGTTGAACCAAAGAAAGTGTTGAAGGCTGCTCAATCAACAAAGAAGAAGGTTGAGCTTTGGCCTTATGTTCCATACACTATGGTGGCTCATCCTTATGTTTCTCAAGCTTATGATAAGAAGGCACCTCCAAATATGGTTAGAAAGGTGGCTGATACTTCCAACATAAAAGAGACCACATTTGATGATAGCTATGTTGAAATGTTCAGTGATGAAAATCCAAATGCATGTTCTATAATGTAATTATTATtcattaataatattaaaatatatgtttgatAATATTAACATTCTTTCtcgtcttttttataagagattattcacttttttagatttattgaataaataatgtatttggtctatattatagatcagatacataatttatttaatgaatcttgAAAGGTACACCGtctcctacaaaaaaaaaaccagaggAAGTATTAAAGTATATATGTAGTATTAAAGTATTTATGGTTTTGAGGAAAAATGAAAAGTGAGAATGAGAtatgtagtataaaaaaaaaagagatggaGAAAAGTGTGCCAAAATTAATTAGTTGTTAATTTATATTACTACtagataataatatatttttgcatgGTTTGCATATAAAGTTAGGACTATTATATGAACATTGATTGTTATGTTTCGTTCTCTGATTATGTAAATCTTAATTATTGTTGGGGCAGTTGAATTGGAACACACTTGGCAGTGTATAGGGAATGACTGTTATTAATTATTGCATAATTTTCTACTATTTTGAGTATTGACCTTTTATCTTTTGTGGGAGGCTGGCTATTTCATGTTCCGTGTTTGGCAGGACATTGTTCTGTCTCTTTCTctgtttttttcctttcaaagtGGACGTTTATAATCACTTCTGAAATGATTTTGTCAAGGTTTGGTTTTGATGTTAAAAACTCATGACCTTTGAAAGGGAGATCTATGAACTTTGAACTAAGTGAGTTGgaaaaaacaacatataaagaACACTATCACGTACAACTCATACAAGAATATGACAAATTCTATGGTCGAGTTCAAAAAAATAACGGTCCATTCAGTCTTGATTTTCCTAAATTAATACAATTCcgattttcaatataaaaaaatattagagttgttatgaataatatagatgtggaTGTCCATTTGTCTAGGCCCATATTTttggcccatgtaatctcctatatatatgactatctcacaatgtaaaacacacaccttgaatagaacaatacaagagtctattctctcttctctttctctctttcatctcttcttctctatccttgttattctctaggaatagttcataacacgttatcagcacgatagtctctctcCACTCTCTAGAAAGGTATAGCAACCATGAGAggtgataattttatttgttctatttttttcgttttttttttcatattgattCACAGCCTatgatccagaagtatcgtagtgaaatttttaaaatatgaatcctgaagattcatagtatgatgaaattttaaaatatgaatcctgaagattcataaacctacgcttctaaaatatcaatccctgaaggattgaaaaaaaataactgatttgatctattatatagttcttaaagaacttaaaaatccaaattttgttctccatgaaatcttgatgaattcaattgggacacatccctgaaggatgtacaaaataattgataagatcTATTATATTTATAGAGTTTTTGAAGAACTCatgaataattcaatatatttatgcatccctgaaggattgcaccAATATATGTATTCCTAttacattataatatatgttatacagttcctgaagaactcgaTGTTGTATGCATTCCTGAAGAATTgcataaatgattaattttacattataatgatgttatatagtttttgaagaacttcttataaattatttcttatgaattccagaagaattcaaaatacatatacatgcatCCCTGAATGATagctttatcaattttttttagagttttggctatttataatttttattgaatttattttatttattgttataataataataatataataataataataataataataataataataataataataataataataatagtgtatAATCTATGCATATCATATgctgattaaaaataaataaataataataataataataatttaatatgtatCATTATATTGTAAAGCTAAagcataaaaatattccaatttattttcaataagttactaattaatctcattcatagcatatgttacattataattattattaatttcattatgttactatttaatttgcattataaaattttagtacgttacattatattagcattaataaaaataattggaattatCTTTTATTAGACTGTGTTTAGTatgtttatctaattatttgcttaattttattatttgatgatagtatatatcaatgataaatgaatgaaaaatcattcccagaagtgaatgaaatCTAACCCACtgatgttactccattcccagaagtgaatgtagtaacacacgattaccatgaaaaaaaaattgtggtcatggtcgtggtaatagtcatgactgtgttaattttaaaatttcggcttctcactagaagtgaaaaaaaataatgaaaaaaaagagtaaaaagtgGGCAaattagttcctgaagaactaaagaagaaaaagggaaaatccaattgaatgcacaaggaataaattattcttaatcattatgaagatcacttgtgatatagttcttgaagaactaatgctttaataataatgatctTCGATGGATTACTCAAAGAGTATGAATTTCCCGAaccattgttaatgaaaaattatttgtatagttcttgaagaacttaaaattcaatattaaagcaTTTCTTATAGTATCgctcaagaacaatttttcataatcaatgtttataaatattggtggtataattcttgaagaactaatattttaatttccctaaagatatagttcttgaataaGCAAAAGTTTAATATCAAGTATTCCAGAAGGAttggaaaattgtaattttccaTAGCCATTGTTTATAGAGATATATTGttaagttcctgaagaacttacaaaattttacaacatgattacaatctatatgatatatttgatcttggtataaggtgaaccaaaattaaaaggaaatcaatagaagaattatttatgtctcttgaatatgtCTTGGAGTagcaactttgaaaaaaaaagtccaagaatattttgtatatccattgttgtacatacattggatggatattattgatatattaaactcgtgattgaatgcatggttcaaacgttttttttcttcctctcataataatgattattctttgctcttaaaaaaaaaaaaacaaattattccttgcaaacataaattgattttaattattcggttacatatttaaatcaattgattaattttaattttaaaatcttttaattgttactatattttaatttctaattctactgaaatccacataaacattattttgttatactttatttttactcttttaattctcatacaaataaattattactatttttttattgtgttcaaccgaaaagattttttgtagaaacatatttgtttagcttgaaaatattcatcgatactactattcatgaaaaattaaattttatatttggtagtacgaaaattattgaaggctccagaagagacaatgcattgttatatcgagaaataaagttgcactttgctaatatattttatattttaagtcttaaagaaatttgttaccgaaggatattcacataaatgaatatcatattgaaacaaaaaacgatggaaatattttatctctatattacgagacatattatcaacttttgtctctagtttgtggtgtacttatgatattagtgcaatttaagcacatgttcaagtaaaccagaagtttacaaataaatcatattaattttatcattggcAAGATCAGTTGGGTCATTTCTGGTCTATTATGAAGCGAAAAATTTCTATGAATATGTATTGAATGGccagaagttcattcaatctaacactttttgtgtattactagttcccgaagaaaattgataaatttagtaaacgagcgtctcttattttatatataaggtgatatttataaatcaatacaccgatcatgtggaccaattaaatttctataatttta
Coding sequences within it:
- the LOC123896944 gene encoding heavy metal-associated isoprenylated plant protein 24; protein product: MGVQGTLEYLSDLLSSTKKKKKKQTQTVALKIRMDCEGCARKVKHVLSGVKGAKKVDVDLKQQKVTVSGYVEPKKVLKAAQSTKKKVELWPYVPYTMVAHPYVSQAYDKKAPPNMVRKVADTSNIKETTFDDSYVEMFSDENPNACSIM